A stretch of the Pseudalkalibacillus hwajinpoensis genome encodes the following:
- a CDS encoding EAL domain-containing protein, translating into MFTCSKCNVIPDIPSSGYLEIVTAVPQLRQSLNELIFQSESLNSLTVSYENSESLLEICHRISSHFNDAAKQMFFCGTGTVDGIKRSSVLSFPQFYSRLKHPDFIEVMRNSLFTSHMQPIITLDNNDITGYEFLMRPTNERYPFYPNELFDMARQSGLQAFLDSAARIASIKISASHLSKGVKRFINFLPSSIYDPAHCLRTTFQTVEAYNLDPRDLVFEVVETEKIDEVDHLKQIFRSYQQEGMKMALDDVGTGYATKEMLLQLKPDYAKIDRSVISHCDQDSEKQEKLIEMIYLSKEEGITLLAEGIERKEEADFCRQMGIPLGQGYYFGRPAERPIDSIQV; encoded by the coding sequence ATGTTTACATGCTCAAAATGCAACGTGATTCCAGATATCCCTTCTTCTGGTTATTTAGAAATCGTTACAGCTGTGCCGCAGCTTCGACAAAGTTTAAATGAATTGATATTCCAAAGTGAATCTTTGAATTCTCTTACAGTCTCCTATGAAAATTCGGAATCCCTGCTTGAAATTTGTCATCGCATCAGTTCTCATTTTAATGATGCGGCAAAACAAATGTTTTTTTGTGGAACGGGAACAGTGGATGGAATAAAGAGGAGCTCAGTTCTTTCATTTCCTCAATTTTATTCAAGGCTCAAACATCCAGATTTTATAGAGGTTATGAGAAATTCTCTCTTTACTAGCCATATGCAGCCCATCATCACACTTGATAATAATGATATTACAGGGTATGAATTCTTGATGCGGCCGACTAATGAGCGCTATCCTTTTTATCCAAATGAATTATTCGATATGGCTAGACAATCTGGTCTTCAAGCCTTTCTTGACAGCGCTGCAAGAATTGCTTCTATTAAAATCAGTGCGTCACATCTTTCAAAAGGCGTTAAACGCTTCATTAATTTTCTCCCTTCTTCGATTTATGATCCAGCTCATTGCTTACGAACAACTTTCCAAACTGTTGAAGCGTACAATCTCGATCCAAGAGATTTAGTATTTGAAGTAGTAGAAACTGAGAAGATTGACGAAGTAGATCATTTAAAACAAATCTTTCGCTCATATCAGCAAGAAGGAATGAAAATGGCGCTAGATGATGTAGGCACTGGATACGCTACGAAAGAAATGCTCCTTCAGTTGAAGCCCGACTATGCGAAGATTGACCGCAGTGTTATTTCTCATTGCGATCAAGATTCTGAAAAACAAGAGAAACTGATCGAAATGATTTATCTATCAAAGGAAGAGGGGATTACGTTACTGGCGGAAGGAATTGAACGTAAAGAAGAAGCTGATTTTTGTAGGCAAATGGGAATACCGCTTGGACAAGGCTATTATTTTGGGCGTCCGGCTGAACGGCCAATTGATTCAATACAAGTTTAA
- the ytvI gene encoding sporulation integral membrane protein YtvI, which produces MLTFYRRYARTAFDIGLIVLTVFLIMLVSSFLFEIAAPIIVGYIIFLVIEPFARFLNRKGIGKTAATTISTLVFVLIVVSVVFLAGAIFVLQLQNLISLIPGYVAKFQDQIMNYVHWGQLQLNALPPDVLEKAQDFSLTLVEKASIMLTTLLNSVFAFVTSIPTLVINFIIGIVLAYFLSIEIEMWKRIAAKRTPNTFKTAYFFLKENVLSGIGAYLKAQLKLITITFVLVLCGLWILRVDNAFTLALLSAFFDLLPLLGVSAIFIPWAIYLLAVGQTSLAVSLLILLGVVMLVRQIMEPKITGDSLGVSAFTILSFMIISLSLFGIAGVVLSPILLILIKALYDHGYLSKWIHLPSEEFIDPEERR; this is translated from the coding sequence ATGCTAACTTTTTATCGGCGTTATGCGCGAACAGCTTTTGATATTGGACTGATCGTGTTAACGGTTTTTTTAATTATGCTTGTCTCGAGTTTCTTATTTGAAATTGCGGCACCGATTATCGTAGGGTACATTATTTTTCTAGTTATCGAACCTTTCGCTCGGTTTCTAAATCGGAAGGGAATAGGCAAAACAGCTGCAACTACTATTTCCACGCTTGTTTTTGTATTAATCGTGGTGAGCGTAGTCTTTCTAGCAGGCGCAATTTTTGTTCTTCAATTGCAAAACTTAATCAGCCTTATTCCTGGATACGTTGCGAAATTCCAGGATCAAATTATGAACTATGTGCATTGGGGGCAGCTCCAGTTAAACGCCTTACCTCCAGATGTACTAGAGAAGGCGCAAGATTTTTCACTAACGCTCGTTGAGAAAGCATCCATTATGTTGACGACTTTATTAAATAGCGTGTTTGCTTTTGTGACGTCCATTCCAACTCTTGTGATTAATTTCATTATTGGAATTGTTCTCGCGTATTTTTTAAGTATTGAGATTGAAATGTGGAAGCGAATTGCGGCGAAGCGAACACCAAATACATTTAAGACGGCTTATTTCTTCCTGAAGGAAAATGTATTAAGCGGAATCGGAGCGTATTTAAAAGCGCAGCTAAAGCTTATTACGATCACATTTGTACTCGTTCTATGCGGGCTATGGATATTAAGAGTGGATAATGCCTTCACACTTGCGCTTTTATCTGCTTTTTTCGATCTTCTTCCGCTTCTTGGCGTTTCGGCGATTTTCATTCCATGGGCAATCTATCTTCTTGCGGTTGGGCAAACTTCTCTCGCAGTATCCCTATTGATTCTACTTGGGGTGGTTATGCTAGTGAGACAAATCATGGAGCCGAAAATTACGGGAGATTCACTAGGTGTATCTGCGTTTACAATTCTTTCATTTATGATTATTTCTCTTTCACTATTTGGAATTGCGGGAGTCGTATTATCACCGATTTTGCTCATTCTCATTAAAGCGTTATATGATCACGGATATTTAAGTAAATGGATCCATCTTCCTAGTGAAGAATTCATAGATCCAGAGGAAAGACGGTAG
- a CDS encoding lytic transglycosylase domain-containing protein yields MKRLGSLIIITIFISVLIGVFLQKTPDSFSQPLKKSEVPEEYIDLYREAGEEYDVQWELLAAVHRVETKFSTMSTLESPKGAIGHYQFMPLTWIGWSYGGSRLGELDKDDLVDITNLDLIQKYGGYGKDGNGDGKADPYNLTDAAYTAASYLSANGASEGRLKSALFAYNQSDEYVDEVLSFYKEYRENVSVVKLDP; encoded by the coding sequence GTGAAGCGCTTAGGAAGCTTAATTATCATAACAATCTTTATTAGTGTGTTAATAGGTGTATTTCTTCAGAAAACACCAGATTCTTTTTCCCAACCGCTGAAAAAATCTGAAGTTCCAGAGGAATATATCGACCTTTACAGAGAAGCTGGTGAAGAATACGACGTTCAATGGGAGCTTTTAGCAGCGGTACATCGCGTTGAAACAAAATTCTCGACGATGTCAACTTTAGAAAGCCCTAAGGGTGCCATCGGCCATTACCAGTTTATGCCGTTAACCTGGATTGGTTGGAGCTATGGGGGTAGTCGTCTTGGAGAACTGGATAAGGATGATCTAGTTGATATTACCAATTTAGATCTTATTCAAAAGTACGGTGGGTATGGGAAAGACGGGAATGGTGACGGTAAGGCAGATCCATATAATCTGACGGATGCTGCTTATACTGCCGCTAGCTACTTATCTGCTAATGGTGCAAGTGAGGGTAGACTGAAGAGTGCCTTATTCGCTTATAATCAGAGTGATGAGTATGTGGATGAGGTGCTTTCATTTTATAAAGAATACAGAGAAAATGTTTCTGTAGTGAAGTTAGATCCTTAA
- a CDS encoding conserved virulence factor C family protein, with amino-acid sequence MKIVSIEPTPSPNSMKINLSEELEAGDTRQYKPDTDISNAPDYIQKLMAVPGVKGLYHVMDFIALERNAKYSWEEILPKAREAFGEINEESVATNQSSIEDFGEVNVFIQMFRGIPMQVKLVEGETEHRFGLPDRFMEAAMKASSASENMVMEREWKEQSPRYGSPEEVGQEVTEEIAATYSEERLSDLVTAAFSDQNASLPKQEKKVVTLEMLDDSDWKVRYAALDRMDPEMTDLPVLEKALHDEKASVRRLAVVYLGMIESKDVLPLLYKALRDKSVTVRRTAGDCMSDLGHVEAIPEMIESLQDRNKLVRWRAAMFLYEVGDETAIPALEQAMDDPEFEVKMQAGMALERIKGGEEAKGSVWHQMTQARKSN; translated from the coding sequence ATGAAGATTGTTTCAATCGAACCGACACCAAGTCCAAATTCGATGAAAATTAACTTAAGTGAAGAGCTAGAAGCTGGAGACACAAGGCAGTATAAGCCTGATACTGACATATCTAATGCTCCAGATTATATTCAAAAATTAATGGCCGTTCCCGGTGTGAAAGGTCTTTATCATGTGATGGATTTTATCGCGCTAGAACGGAATGCCAAATATTCATGGGAAGAGATCCTTCCAAAAGCTCGTGAGGCATTCGGAGAGATTAATGAAGAATCCGTCGCGACAAATCAGTCGTCGATAGAAGACTTTGGAGAAGTGAATGTGTTTATTCAAATGTTTCGCGGTATTCCAATGCAGGTGAAGCTTGTAGAAGGTGAGACTGAGCATCGTTTTGGTTTGCCTGACCGATTTATGGAAGCTGCTATGAAAGCCTCTTCAGCTTCTGAAAACATGGTAATGGAACGTGAATGGAAAGAACAAAGTCCACGGTACGGATCACCTGAAGAAGTTGGACAAGAAGTTACCGAAGAAATAGCGGCGACGTATAGTGAAGAGCGTCTTTCGGATCTTGTTACTGCAGCATTCTCAGATCAAAATGCTTCTTTACCAAAGCAAGAGAAAAAGGTCGTTACATTAGAAATGCTAGACGACTCAGATTGGAAAGTAAGATACGCAGCACTTGATCGCATGGATCCAGAAATGACTGATTTGCCGGTACTGGAGAAGGCGCTACACGATGAAAAAGCCTCTGTACGCCGCCTGGCGGTAGTTTACCTTGGTATGATTGAATCAAAGGATGTTCTTCCGCTTCTTTATAAAGCTTTGCGTGATAAATCTGTTACGGTTAGGCGGACAGCCGGCGACTGCATGTCAGATTTAGGTCATGTTGAAGCCATTCCTGAAATGATAGAATCGTTGCAAGATCGAAATAAGCTTGTTCGTTGGAGGGCCGCTATGTTTCTATATGAAGTTGGCGATGAAACGGCGATTCCAGCACTTGAGCAAGCAATGGACGATCCAGAATTTGAAGTGAAGATGCAGGCGGGTATGGCATTAGAACGGATAAAAGGCGGAGAAGAAGCTAAAGGCTCTGTCTGGCATCAAATGACTCAAGCAAGAAAATCGAATTAA
- a CDS encoding BrxA/BrxB family bacilliredoxin, giving the protein MNPYEEYMRQMAQPMRDELTSAGFEELTTEEEVSSFITEKKGTSLVFINSVCGCAAGLARPAAREAIEHDKKPEHLVTVFAGQDREATGKMREYLEGYEPSSPSIALLKDGQVLHFIPREEIEDHEVEEIVANLTGAFEQYC; this is encoded by the coding sequence ATGAATCCATACGAAGAATATATGCGCCAGATGGCACAGCCAATGCGAGATGAGTTAACATCAGCTGGTTTTGAAGAGTTAACGACTGAGGAAGAAGTATCCAGCTTTATTACAGAAAAAAAGGGAACATCACTTGTTTTCATTAATTCTGTTTGCGGATGTGCAGCAGGTCTTGCTCGACCAGCTGCTCGCGAAGCGATTGAACATGACAAAAAACCTGAGCATCTTGTGACGGTTTTTGCAGGACAAGATCGTGAAGCAACAGGTAAAATGCGTGAATATTTGGAAGGGTATGAGCCGTCATCACCTTCTATCGCTCTCTTAAAAGACGGCCAGGTGCTTCATTTCATTCCTAGAGAAGAAATCGAAGATCATGAAGTGGAAGAAATCGTTGCGAATTTGACAGGAGCTTTTGAACAATATTGTTAA
- a CDS encoding OsmC family protein yields the protein MDHIFELQGSWKGGLSGEGKIQTENLTTEVSIPTSMGGGEKGTNPDELLLSSSAACYFMTIGLYLERNHIPFEDVKISSKLKVSGNGKLHVESIHHYPVIYLAEEPDEEMTERIHSIAHRAEEGCMITRAIKGNVNVVVEPAIKKV from the coding sequence ATGGATCACATATTTGAACTACAAGGAAGCTGGAAGGGTGGACTTTCTGGAGAAGGTAAGATTCAGACTGAAAACCTAACGACAGAAGTATCGATCCCTACGTCGATGGGCGGCGGAGAGAAAGGAACAAATCCTGATGAGTTGCTGTTAAGTTCATCAGCCGCTTGTTATTTCATGACCATTGGACTTTATTTGGAGCGTAATCACATTCCTTTCGAAGATGTTAAAATTTCCTCTAAGCTAAAAGTAAGTGGTAACGGAAAGCTGCACGTAGAGTCAATTCACCATTACCCAGTCATCTATCTTGCGGAAGAGCCGGATGAAGAAATGACAGAGCGTATTCATTCCATTGCTCACCGTGCAGAAGAGGGATGTATGATTACAAGAGCGATTAAAGGAAACGTTAATGTAGTTGTAGAACCAGCTATTAAAAAAGTGTGA
- a CDS encoding rhodanese-related sulfurtransferase has translation MNKDYRVLLFYKYVQIDQPEEYVEEHLAFCKEHNLKGRILIAEEGINGTLSGTVEETQQYMDMMHADERFADLFFKIDEATEHPFKKMHVRFRSELVTLRLDDDHNPNEVGGKHLKPAEWREAMQQDDVIILDTRNDYEYDVGHFRGAIRPDIKNFRDLPEWVQENLADQKDKKILTYCTGGIRCEKFTGWMVKQGFEDVNQLDGGIVTYGQDEETKGELWDGQCYVFDGRITVPINQKDHTVVGKDYFTGEPCERYVNCARPECNKQIITSEENEHKYLRGCSHECRTSPRNRYVAEHGLTQEEVDERLQKLMQEHIGQEV, from the coding sequence ATGAATAAAGACTATCGCGTATTATTGTTTTATAAATATGTACAAATTGATCAACCGGAAGAATATGTAGAAGAGCATCTTGCCTTCTGTAAGGAGCACAACCTGAAGGGAAGAATTCTAATCGCGGAAGAGGGCATTAATGGCACTCTTTCTGGAACAGTAGAAGAAACGCAGCAATATATGGATATGATGCATGCGGATGAGCGCTTTGCTGATCTGTTCTTTAAAATTGATGAAGCGACTGAACATCCATTTAAAAAAATGCACGTTCGCTTTAGATCAGAGCTAGTGACACTTCGACTTGATGATGATCATAATCCAAATGAAGTTGGCGGAAAGCACTTGAAGCCAGCAGAGTGGCGCGAAGCGATGCAGCAGGATGATGTGATTATTCTTGATACCCGAAATGATTACGAGTATGATGTCGGTCATTTCCGTGGTGCCATTCGACCAGATATTAAGAATTTCCGAGATCTTCCTGAGTGGGTTCAAGAAAACCTTGCAGACCAAAAAGATAAGAAAATACTAACCTACTGCACAGGGGGGATTCGCTGTGAAAAGTTCACTGGCTGGATGGTTAAACAAGGTTTTGAAGATGTTAACCAGCTTGATGGTGGAATTGTTACTTATGGTCAGGATGAAGAGACGAAAGGTGAACTATGGGATGGACAGTGCTATGTGTTTGATGGCCGAATAACTGTTCCGATTAATCAAAAAGACCACACTGTGGTCGGTAAAGATTACTTTACTGGTGAACCTTGTGAACGCTATGTTAATTGTGCAAGGCCTGAATGTAATAAGCAAATTATTACATCTGAGGAGAACGAGCATAAATATTTACGAGGCTGTTCACATGAGTGTCGCACATCGCCACGTAATCGTTACGTAGCAGAGCACGGATTAACTCAAGAAGAAGTCGATGAGCGTTTGCAAAAACTTATGCAGGAGCATATCGGGCAAGAAGTATAA